In the genome of Pempheris klunzingeri isolate RE-2024b chromosome 11, fPemKlu1.hap1, whole genome shotgun sequence, one region contains:
- the sgk2a gene encoding serine/threonine-protein kinase Sgk2 isoform X1, protein MAMANCNQRSPSSSPHDDVNLGPSANPHARPTDFDFLAVIGKGTFGKVLLAKLKADNKFYAVKVLQKKVILKKKEQKNIMAERNVLLKSLKHPFLVRLHYSFQTPEKLYFVLDYVNGGELFFHLQRERCFSEPRARFYTAEVASAIGYLHSLNIVYRDLKPENILLDCQGHVVLTDFGLCKEGVEPEGTTSTFCGTPEYLAPEVLRKEPYDRTVDWWCLGAVLYEMIYSLPPFYSRDVGEMYDGILHKPLLLPPGKSDAVSSLLVGLLQKDQHRRLGAIADFLEIKNHIFFSPINWDDLYHKRITPPYNPNVRGPADTQHIDPEFTREMVPNSVSRTPEFNASTSSNNAFNGFSFVATEDSFL, encoded by the exons ATGGCCATGGCAAACTGTAAT cagcggtccccatcctcctctcctcatgaTGATGTCAACCTGGGACCTTCAGCAAACCCACA TGCCAGGCCCACTGACTTTGACTTCCTGGCCGTCATTGGCAAGGGGACCTTTGGAAAG GTCCTGCTCGCCAAGCTCAAAGCCGACAACAAATTCTACGCCGTCAAAGTGCTGCAGAAGAAAGTCATCCTGAAGAAAAAAGAG caAAAGAACATAATGgcagagagaaatgtgctgctgaAGAGTCTGAAACATCCATTTCTGGTCCGGCTCCACTACTCCTTCCAGACCCCAGAGAAGCTCTACTTTGTCCTTGACTATGTGAATGGGGGAGAG TTGTTCTTCCACCTGCAAAGAGAGAGGTGTTTCTCTGAACCCAGAGCGAGGTTCTACACAGCCGAGGTAGCAAGCGCTATCGGCTATCTTCACTCTCTTAACATCGTTTACAG AGATCTGAAGCCTGAGAATATTCTCTTAGACTGTCAG ggccATGTGGTGCTGACAGATTTTGGGCTGTGCAAAGAAGGTGTCGAGCCGGAGGGAACTACGTCGACGTTCTGTGGGACTCCAGAA taCTTGGCACCAGAGGTTCTTCGTAAGGAACCATATGACCGAACAGTGGACTGGTGGTGTCTGGGAGCAGTGCTCTATGAGATGATCTACAGCCTG CCTCCTTTCTACAGCCGTGACGTTGGTGAAATGTATGATGGGATCCTCCACAAGCCgctactgctgcctccaggGAAGTCTGATGCCGTCAGCTCTCTGCTGGTGGGTCTTCTGCAGAAGGACCAGCACAGACGCCTCGGGGCCATCGCCGacttt TTAGAAATAAAGAACCACATCTTCTTCTCTCCAATCAACTGGGACGACCTTTACCACAAGAGAATCACTCCTCCTTACAACCCCAACGTG AGAGGCCCAGCCGACACTCAGCATATTGATCCAGAGTTCACCAGAGAAATGGTTCCTAACTCGGTGAGCCGGACCCCAGAGTTCAACGCCAGCACCAGCTCCAACAACGCCTTCAACGGGTTCTCCTTTGTGGCCACAGAGGACAGCTTTCTGTGA
- the sgk2a gene encoding serine/threonine-protein kinase Sgk2 isoform X2: MAMANCNRSPSSSPHDDVNLGPSANPHARPTDFDFLAVIGKGTFGKVLLAKLKADNKFYAVKVLQKKVILKKKEQKNIMAERNVLLKSLKHPFLVRLHYSFQTPEKLYFVLDYVNGGELFFHLQRERCFSEPRARFYTAEVASAIGYLHSLNIVYRDLKPENILLDCQGHVVLTDFGLCKEGVEPEGTTSTFCGTPEYLAPEVLRKEPYDRTVDWWCLGAVLYEMIYSLPPFYSRDVGEMYDGILHKPLLLPPGKSDAVSSLLVGLLQKDQHRRLGAIADFLEIKNHIFFSPINWDDLYHKRITPPYNPNVRGPADTQHIDPEFTREMVPNSVSRTPEFNASTSSNNAFNGFSFVATEDSFL; encoded by the exons ATGGCCATGGCAAACTGTAAT cggtccccatcctcctctcctcatgaTGATGTCAACCTGGGACCTTCAGCAAACCCACA TGCCAGGCCCACTGACTTTGACTTCCTGGCCGTCATTGGCAAGGGGACCTTTGGAAAG GTCCTGCTCGCCAAGCTCAAAGCCGACAACAAATTCTACGCCGTCAAAGTGCTGCAGAAGAAAGTCATCCTGAAGAAAAAAGAG caAAAGAACATAATGgcagagagaaatgtgctgctgaAGAGTCTGAAACATCCATTTCTGGTCCGGCTCCACTACTCCTTCCAGACCCCAGAGAAGCTCTACTTTGTCCTTGACTATGTGAATGGGGGAGAG TTGTTCTTCCACCTGCAAAGAGAGAGGTGTTTCTCTGAACCCAGAGCGAGGTTCTACACAGCCGAGGTAGCAAGCGCTATCGGCTATCTTCACTCTCTTAACATCGTTTACAG AGATCTGAAGCCTGAGAATATTCTCTTAGACTGTCAG ggccATGTGGTGCTGACAGATTTTGGGCTGTGCAAAGAAGGTGTCGAGCCGGAGGGAACTACGTCGACGTTCTGTGGGACTCCAGAA taCTTGGCACCAGAGGTTCTTCGTAAGGAACCATATGACCGAACAGTGGACTGGTGGTGTCTGGGAGCAGTGCTCTATGAGATGATCTACAGCCTG CCTCCTTTCTACAGCCGTGACGTTGGTGAAATGTATGATGGGATCCTCCACAAGCCgctactgctgcctccaggGAAGTCTGATGCCGTCAGCTCTCTGCTGGTGGGTCTTCTGCAGAAGGACCAGCACAGACGCCTCGGGGCCATCGCCGacttt TTAGAAATAAAGAACCACATCTTCTTCTCTCCAATCAACTGGGACGACCTTTACCACAAGAGAATCACTCCTCCTTACAACCCCAACGTG AGAGGCCCAGCCGACACTCAGCATATTGATCCAGAGTTCACCAGAGAAATGGTTCCTAACTCGGTGAGCCGGACCCCAGAGTTCAACGCCAGCACCAGCTCCAACAACGCCTTCAACGGGTTCTCCTTTGTGGCCACAGAGGACAGCTTTCTGTGA